The Arachis ipaensis cultivar K30076 chromosome B07, Araip1.1, whole genome shotgun sequence genome includes a window with the following:
- the LOC107608386 gene encoding F-box protein SNE-like, whose translation MKQEKRQRFFINDNIDILREILKRLDGASLGVAACVCRLWCSLARNDDSLWEHLCFRHVSGPPAASVKSVVLALGGYKRLYMVCVRPVLSRLGAESESDRRRVRWRREEVPVAVVVQLSLSLFCIDSYERLHGNNNAGGGIIPSDASASSLMFLCNPINV comes from the coding sequence ATGAAGCAAGAGAAACGGCAGCGGTTCTTCATAAACGACAACATCGACATTCTAAGGGAAATACTTAAACGACTCGACGGAGCGTCGCTGGGAGTGGCGGCGTGCGTGTGCCGTCTATGGTGCAGCCTGGCCAGAAACGACGACTCCTTATGGGAGCACCTCTGCTTCCGCCACGTGTCAGGTCCACCAGCAGCGTCGGTGAAATCGGTAGTGTTGGCGCTCGGAGGCTACAAGAGGCTATACATGGTGTGCGTGAGGCCTGTACTGAGTCGACTCGGCGCTGAGTCTGAGTCGGATCGGAGGCGAGTTAGGTGGAGGCGGGAGGAGGTTCCGGTGGCTGTGGTGGTTCAGCTCTCGCTCTCGCTGTTCTGCATTGACAGTTATGAGAGGCTTCACGGTAACAATAACGCTGGAGGAGGAATCATccccagcgacgcgtccgcatcgtcccTCATGTTCCTCTGTAACCCCATCAACGTCTGA